A DNA window from Amycolatopsis sp. DSM 110486 contains the following coding sequences:
- a CDS encoding Rieske 2Fe-2S domain-containing protein — translation MTSPPRETVRTIDVGTPPTRFARGWHCLGLADTFRDGKPHAIEAFGTKLVVFADSSGRLNVLDGYCRHMGGDLTQGSVKGDEVACPFHDWRWNGAGKCVSIPYARRVPLRARTRSWRVLEENKQLLVWHDPEGNPPPDDAVIPRVEGAFSDEWSNWTWDSILIENANCREIIDNVVDMAHFFYIHYAYPTYFKNVFEGHIATQFLNTKGRPDMGMASNYGGEDNLLHSEASYFGPSYMINHLVNSFQGFEIENVLINCHYPVTPTSFVLQWGIMVKKLPGISDEHADKIAARLAKGIGVGFLQDVEIWKNKTRIDNPLLCEEDGPVYQLRRWYEQFYVNADDVTEDMTRRFEFEVDTSKANEAWTAEVAENLARQRAEAEEAGV, via the coding sequence GTGACGTCACCACCGCGAGAGACCGTCCGCACGATCGACGTCGGCACGCCGCCCACGCGCTTCGCGCGCGGCTGGCACTGCCTCGGCCTCGCCGACACCTTCCGCGACGGGAAACCCCACGCCATCGAAGCGTTCGGCACGAAGCTCGTGGTCTTCGCCGACTCGTCGGGCCGGCTCAACGTGCTCGACGGCTACTGCCGCCACATGGGCGGCGACCTCACCCAGGGCTCGGTGAAGGGCGACGAGGTCGCGTGCCCGTTCCACGACTGGCGCTGGAACGGCGCCGGCAAATGCGTCTCGATCCCCTACGCCAGGCGGGTTCCGCTTCGCGCGCGGACACGGTCTTGGCGCGTGCTGGAGGAGAACAAGCAGCTGCTCGTGTGGCACGACCCCGAAGGCAACCCGCCGCCCGACGACGCGGTGATCCCCCGCGTCGAGGGCGCGTTCAGCGACGAGTGGAGCAACTGGACCTGGGACTCGATCCTCATCGAGAACGCCAACTGCCGCGAGATCATCGACAACGTCGTGGACATGGCGCACTTCTTCTACATCCACTACGCCTACCCCACGTACTTCAAGAACGTGTTCGAAGGCCACATCGCCACGCAGTTCCTCAACACCAAGGGCCGCCCCGACATGGGCATGGCGTCGAACTACGGCGGCGAGGACAACCTGCTGCACTCGGAAGCCTCGTACTTCGGGCCGTCATACATGATCAACCATCTGGTGAACTCGTTCCAGGGCTTCGAGATCGAGAACGTGCTCATCAACTGCCACTACCCCGTCACACCGACGTCGTTCGTGCTGCAGTGGGGGATCATGGTCAAGAAGCTGCCCGGGATCTCCGACGAGCACGCCGACAAGATCGCCGCGCGGCTGGCGAAGGGCATCGGCGTCGGGTTCCTGCAGGACGTGGAGATCTGGAAGAACAAGACCCGCATCGACAACCCGTTGCTGTGCGAGGAAGACGGGCCCGTCTACCAGCTGCGCCGCTGGTACGAGCAGTTCTACGTGAACGCCGACGACGTCACCGAGGACATGACGCGCCGCTTCGAGTTCGAGGTCGACACCAGCAAGGCCAACGAGGCTTGGACCGCGGAGGTGGCGGAGAACCTGGCGCGGCAGCGCGCGGAGGCGGAAGAGGCAGGCGTGTGA
- the hsaA gene encoding 3-hydroxy-9,10-secoandrosta-1,3,5(10)-triene-9,17-dione monooxygenase oxygenase subunit: MSELAAVIAGVRDLLPVLRERAQETEDARRVPVESVKALQETGLFRLLQPKPYGGLEADPVTFYTAVKLVASACGSTGWVASILGVHPWHLALFDARAQEDVWGEDHDVRISSSYAPMGKATVVDGGYRLSGRWSFSSGCDHCTWVLLGAPAFADGASVDFCTYLLPLSDYSLVDVWDTVGLRGTGSNDVVVEDVFVPAHRALSFVATSKCRTPGQEVNPGPLYKLPYGSVHPSTITAPIIGMAQGAYDAHVEHQGRRVRAAYAGEKAQDDPFAKIRIAEAASEIDAAWLQLTHNIDELYQLARRGEKLPFSTRLRVRRDQVRGTERAISAIDRLFENSGGRALQRGTPIQRFWRDAHAGRVHAANDAERAYVMFGTGAFGLPVENAMV; encoded by the coding sequence ATGAGCGAGCTGGCTGCCGTGATCGCCGGAGTGCGTGACCTGCTTCCGGTGCTGCGGGAACGCGCGCAGGAGACCGAGGACGCGCGGCGCGTGCCGGTCGAGTCCGTCAAGGCGTTGCAGGAGACCGGGTTATTTCGCCTGCTGCAGCCGAAGCCGTACGGTGGGCTGGAAGCCGACCCGGTCACGTTCTACACCGCGGTGAAGCTCGTGGCGAGCGCGTGCGGGTCCACGGGCTGGGTCGCGTCCATCCTCGGCGTCCACCCGTGGCACCTGGCGCTGTTCGACGCACGGGCGCAGGAAGACGTGTGGGGCGAGGACCACGACGTGCGGATCTCGTCGTCGTACGCGCCGATGGGCAAGGCGACGGTGGTCGACGGCGGCTACCGGCTGTCGGGCCGCTGGAGCTTCTCGTCCGGCTGCGACCATTGCACGTGGGTGCTGCTGGGCGCGCCGGCATTCGCGGACGGCGCGTCGGTGGACTTCTGCACGTACCTGCTGCCTCTGTCCGACTATTCCCTTGTGGACGTGTGGGACACGGTGGGCCTGCGGGGGACGGGGTCCAATGATGTTGTGGTGGAGGACGTCTTCGTACCAGCGCACCGCGCACTGTCCTTTGTAGCCACGTCGAAGTGCCGCACGCCAGGCCAGGAGGTGAACCCGGGGCCGTTGTACAAGCTGCCCTACGGTTCGGTGCACCCGAGCACGATCACCGCACCGATCATCGGCATGGCGCAGGGCGCGTACGACGCGCACGTGGAGCACCAGGGACGTCGCGTGCGGGCGGCGTACGCGGGGGAGAAGGCGCAGGACGATCCGTTCGCCAAGATCCGCATCGCCGAGGCCGCCAGCGAGATCGACGCCGCGTGGCTGCAGCTCACGCACAACATCGACGAGCTGTACCAGCTGGCGCGTCGCGGCGAGAAGCTGCCGTTCTCCACGCGGCTGCGCGTGCGGCGCGACCAGGTCCGCGGCACCGAACGCGCGATCTCCGCGATCGACCGCCTTTTCGAGAACTCCGGCGGCCGCGCGCTGCAACGTGGCACCCCGATCCAGCGTTTCTGGCGCGACGCACACGCCGGCCGCGTCCACGCCGCCAACGACGCCGAGCGCGCGTACGTCATGTTCGGCACCGGCGCCTTCGGGCTGCCCGTCGAGAATGCGATGGTGTGA
- a CDS encoding MaoC/PaaZ C-terminal domain-containing protein gives MPIDPALAIGADLGEVRFAWTPSDVLLYHLALGAGADPVDERELRYTYEQDLRVIPTFATVAVNLRTFTPPALKFPGVDIDLAKVLHGTQEIELHRPIPVDGEAVARTRITDVFDKGKAAVLVQETTAADTQGDPLWTARSGIFARGEGGFGGERGPSRKLAWPEREPDAVLDTPTLPQQALLYRLCGDRNPLHADPAFAKAAGFDRPILHGLCTYGVVAKALTDAFLDGDPTRIRSFGTKFAGVVFPGEPLRTRVWRESDRLLVTTTAPERDDAPVLSDTVLVPR, from the coding sequence GTGCCCATCGACCCCGCGCTCGCGATCGGTGCCGACCTCGGCGAGGTGCGGTTCGCCTGGACGCCGTCCGACGTGCTGCTCTACCACCTCGCGCTGGGCGCCGGCGCCGATCCGGTCGACGAGCGCGAGCTGCGCTACACCTACGAGCAGGACCTGCGCGTGATCCCGACGTTCGCCACGGTCGCGGTGAACCTGCGCACGTTCACCCCGCCGGCGCTCAAGTTCCCGGGCGTGGACATCGACCTCGCGAAGGTGCTGCACGGCACGCAGGAGATCGAGCTGCACCGGCCCATCCCCGTCGACGGCGAAGCGGTGGCGCGCACCCGCATCACCGACGTGTTCGACAAGGGCAAGGCCGCGGTTCTCGTGCAGGAGACCACGGCGGCCGACACCCAGGGCGATCCACTGTGGACGGCTCGTTCCGGCATCTTCGCCCGCGGCGAAGGCGGGTTCGGTGGCGAGCGCGGGCCGTCGCGCAAGCTCGCGTGGCCCGAGCGCGAGCCCGACGCCGTGCTCGACACCCCGACGCTGCCCCAGCAGGCGCTTTTGTACCGCCTGTGCGGCGACCGCAACCCGCTGCACGCCGACCCCGCGTTCGCGAAAGCCGCCGGGTTCGACCGCCCGATCCTGCACGGCCTGTGCACCTACGGCGTGGTCGCGAAGGCGCTCACCGACGCGTTCCTCGACGGCGATCCCACGCGGATCCGCTCGTTCGGGACGAAGTTCGCCGGCGTGGTCTTTCCGGGCGAACCGCTGCGCACGCGCGTGTGGCGCGAGAGCGACCGGCTGCTGGTGACCACGACCGCTCCGGAGCGTGACGACGCTCCTGTGCTGTCCGACACAGTGCTCGTGCCGCGCTGA
- a CDS encoding riboflavin kinase — MADEHALGQHSGTFFVVRGPVEPGDQRGRELGFPTANIALRNQSGQVGDGVWAGWAERADGTHVAAAVSVGRRPTYYGADGYRLVEAHLLDFKGDLYGETLTVWLGAHLREQQKYNSGEELIEALDRDVASTRKWIEENPARELPDLGTPPPDGEVRRIG, encoded by the coding sequence ATGGCGGACGAGCACGCTCTCGGTCAGCACAGCGGCACCTTCTTCGTGGTCCGCGGACCGGTGGAGCCGGGTGACCAGCGCGGCCGCGAGCTGGGCTTCCCCACGGCGAACATCGCGCTGCGCAACCAGAGCGGGCAGGTCGGCGACGGTGTCTGGGCCGGCTGGGCCGAGCGCGCGGACGGCACGCACGTGGCCGCCGCCGTGTCGGTCGGGCGCCGCCCCACGTACTACGGCGCCGACGGCTACCGGCTCGTCGAAGCGCACCTGCTCGACTTCAAAGGCGACCTCTACGGCGAGACGCTCACCGTCTGGCTCGGCGCGCACCTGCGTGAGCAGCAGAAGTACAACTCCGGCGAAGAGCTGATCGAGGCCCTCGACCGTGACGTCGCCTCCACGCGCAAGTGGATCGAGGAGAACCCGGCGCGCGAGCTGCCGGACCTCGGCACGCCACCGCCCGACGGCGAGGTCCGCCGGATCGGCTGA
- the kstD gene encoding 3-oxosteroid 1-dehydrogenase: protein MANEYDVVVAGSGAAGMTAALAAARRGLSVVVLEKAACFGGSTARSGGGVWLPGNHALKAAGIDDTPDKAREYLAAIVGDVVPEANREAFLAHGPEVLELITRHTPLEFRWVPDYSDYHPEAPGGRAAGRSVEPKPLDAKLLGDDLAHLEPPYSAPPLGVPITQSDYRWLSLLARHPRGLARVAKLGARWLEGRLRGQQPIAMGQALAAGLFLGLRRAGVDVLLDTPLVELTTENGRVTGVRTTGTVFHARLGVLLACGGFEHNEEMRTKYQRAPIGTEWTVGAAANTGDGITAGLKLGAATDLMNDAWWGPSIPLTGGPWFALAERSRPGSLMVNARGARFVNESAPYVEAVHAMYGEGDGPAEHIPTWLVFDQRYKDRYLFTGIGPRQPLPGRWYKAGIVAKAPTIEELAASIDVPAEDLRSTVERFNGFARTGVDEDFHRGRSAYDHYYGDPRNHPNPSLGPLAKPPFYAVKIVPGDLGTKGGLRTDEHARVLREDGSIIPGLYAAGNTSAAVMGRTYAGPGATIGPAMVFGYLAAERLATEDRTGTGGSQ, encoded by the coding sequence ATGGCGAACGAGTACGACGTGGTGGTCGCCGGCAGCGGCGCCGCCGGGATGACCGCCGCGCTCGCCGCCGCCCGCCGGGGCCTCAGCGTGGTCGTGCTGGAGAAGGCGGCCTGCTTCGGCGGGTCGACGGCCCGGTCAGGCGGCGGCGTCTGGCTCCCCGGCAACCATGCGCTCAAGGCAGCCGGCATCGACGACACCCCGGACAAAGCCCGCGAGTACCTGGCCGCGATCGTCGGCGACGTCGTGCCCGAGGCCAACCGCGAGGCGTTCCTGGCGCACGGGCCCGAGGTCCTGGAGCTCATCACGCGGCACACCCCACTCGAGTTCCGCTGGGTGCCGGACTACAGCGACTACCACCCCGAAGCCCCCGGCGGACGCGCCGCAGGCCGCTCCGTCGAACCGAAGCCGCTCGACGCGAAGCTCCTGGGCGACGACCTGGCTCACCTGGAGCCGCCGTACAGCGCGCCGCCGCTCGGCGTCCCGATCACCCAGTCGGACTACCGCTGGCTGAGCCTGCTCGCCCGCCACCCCCGCGGCCTCGCCCGCGTTGCCAAGCTCGGCGCGCGCTGGCTCGAGGGGAGGCTCCGCGGGCAGCAGCCGATCGCCATGGGGCAAGCGCTTGCGGCCGGGCTTTTCCTGGGGCTCAGGCGTGCCGGCGTCGACGTCCTTCTCGACACCCCGCTCGTCGAGCTGACCACCGAAAACGGCCGCGTCACCGGCGTCCGAACCACCGGCACCGTCTTCCACGCCCGCCTCGGCGTGCTGCTCGCGTGCGGCGGCTTCGAGCACAACGAGGAGATGCGCACCAAGTACCAGCGCGCCCCGATCGGCACCGAGTGGACCGTGGGCGCCGCCGCCAACACCGGCGACGGCATCACGGCCGGCCTGAAGCTCGGCGCGGCCACCGACCTCATGAACGACGCGTGGTGGGGCCCGTCGATCCCGCTCACCGGCGGCCCGTGGTTCGCCCTCGCCGAGCGGTCGCGGCCCGGCTCCCTCATGGTCAACGCGCGAGGTGCCCGGTTCGTCAACGAGTCCGCGCCCTACGTCGAAGCCGTCCACGCGATGTACGGCGAAGGCGACGGCCCCGCCGAGCACATCCCCACGTGGCTCGTGTTCGACCAGCGCTACAAGGACCGCTACCTGTTCACCGGCATCGGCCCGCGCCAGCCCCTGCCCGGCCGTTGGTACAAAGCCGGCATCGTCGCGAAGGCACCGACGATCGAAGAGCTGGCCGCCAGCATCGACGTACCTGCCGAAGACCTGCGAAGCACCGTCGAACGCTTCAACGGCTTCGCCCGCACCGGCGTCGACGAAGACTTCCACCGCGGGCGAAGCGCCTACGACCACTACTACGGCGACCCGCGCAACCACCCCAACCCCAGCCTCGGCCCGCTGGCCAAACCGCCGTTCTACGCTGTGAAGATCGTGCCCGGCGACCTGGGCACCAAGGGCGGGCTGCGCACCGACGAGCACGCCCGCGTGCTGCGCGAAGACGGCTCGATCATCCCCGGGCTCTACGCGGCGGGCAACACCAGCGCGGCCGTGATGGGCCGCACCTACGCCGGGCCCGGCGCGACGATCGGGCCCGCGATGGTGTTCGGCTACCTTGCGGCCGAGCGGCTCGCGACCGAAGATCGGACCGGCACGGGAGGCAGCCAGTGA
- a CDS encoding lipid-transfer protein, whose translation MTLAGSAAIAGIGATEFSKDSGRSELRLAAECVTHALADAGLTASEVDGLVSFTMDGTAEIALARELGIPELKFFSRIHYGGGAAAATVQQAAMAVATGVADVVVAYRAFNERSEQRFGRVSAAAATQVNSSGVDNAFHYPMGIATPAATVAMIARRYLHDYGATSEDFGRVAVVDRAHAATNPAAWFHGRPITLAEHQASRWVAEPLHLLDCCQESDGGVALVVTSVERALDLRHAPAVVAAAAQGSGPDQYVMTSYYRDDLAALPEMGVVGRQLWARSGLGPSDVDVAVLYDHFTPYVLMQLEELGFCGRGEAKDFIAGYTLTLDGALPLNPHGGQLGEAYIHGMNGIAEAVRQIRGTAVNQVRDAETVLVTAGTGVPTSGLVLTRH comes from the coding sequence GTGACGTTGGCGGGCTCGGCGGCGATCGCCGGAATCGGGGCCACGGAGTTCTCGAAGGATTCGGGCCGCAGCGAACTCCGGTTGGCAGCCGAATGCGTGACGCACGCGCTGGCAGACGCCGGCCTGACGGCGTCCGAAGTGGACGGACTGGTGTCGTTCACGATGGACGGCACCGCGGAGATCGCGCTGGCCCGCGAGCTCGGCATCCCGGAGCTCAAGTTCTTCAGCCGCATCCACTACGGCGGCGGCGCCGCGGCCGCGACCGTGCAGCAGGCCGCGATGGCCGTGGCCACCGGTGTCGCCGACGTGGTGGTGGCGTACCGGGCCTTCAACGAACGCTCCGAACAGCGCTTCGGCCGAGTGTCGGCCGCCGCGGCGACGCAGGTGAACTCGTCCGGTGTGGACAACGCGTTCCACTACCCGATGGGCATCGCGACGCCGGCCGCCACCGTCGCCATGATCGCGCGCCGCTACCTGCACGACTACGGCGCCACGAGCGAGGACTTCGGCCGCGTCGCCGTGGTGGATCGCGCGCACGCCGCGACCAACCCGGCGGCGTGGTTCCACGGCCGGCCGATCACGCTCGCCGAGCACCAGGCGTCGCGCTGGGTCGCGGAACCGCTGCACCTGCTCGACTGCTGCCAGGAGAGCGACGGCGGGGTGGCGCTGGTCGTCACGAGCGTCGAGCGCGCGCTCGACCTACGCCACGCGCCGGCCGTGGTCGCGGCGGCGGCGCAGGGGAGCGGGCCGGACCAGTACGTGATGACCAGCTACTACCGCGACGACCTCGCTGCGCTGCCCGAGATGGGCGTGGTGGGCCGGCAGCTGTGGGCGCGGTCGGGACTCGGACCGTCCGATGTGGACGTCGCGGTGCTCTACGACCACTTCACCCCGTACGTGCTGATGCAGCTCGAGGAGCTGGGCTTCTGCGGCCGCGGCGAGGCGAAGGACTTCATCGCCGGCTACACCCTGACGCTGGACGGCGCGCTGCCGCTCAACCCGCACGGCGGGCAGCTCGGCGAGGCCTACATCCACGGCATGAACGGCATCGCCGAGGCCGTGCGCCAGATCCGCGGCACGGCCGTGAACCAGGTGCGCGACGCCGAGACTGTGCTGGTGACCGCGGGCACCGGCGTCCCGACCAGTGGACTGGTCTTGACTCGTCACTGA
- a CDS encoding FAD-binding protein, translated as MDELVADVVVIGAGAAGACAAIEAADAGAEVLLLDRFSGGGASRVSGGVVYAGGGTSQQLDAGISDSVDAMFEYLRLETDGVVSSRTLRRFCETSPEMIRWLEGLGVPFEGSLCPYKTSYPSNAHYLYYSGSEASGGFRDAAAPAPRGHRVKGPGTSGKLLMARLLAAARERGVRVVPQTRARSLVVDASGAVTGVVADSLAPSWARRRHAVLASYAAKPGIYVPPFRRSLHRRVERLEERCSREVRIVARRGVVLAAGGFIANRELVRQHAPAYRGGLVLGTSADDGSGIELGLSVGGRVAEMGRISAWRFLTPPAAFLGGLLVDVDGRRIIDESRYGAAIGERMISAHGGRGWLLVDEPVVAEARRDGRKQGQWFAWLQLRYLLGRGRVTGASLEEVARRAGVDPEGLRETHAAYRRGPDPLGKPAEFARPLDTPPFSLIDVSVKPSLGYPCPMLTLGGLVVDEDTGEVAGVRGLYAAGRTAVGICSRSYVSGLSLADCVFSGRRAGKSSALESDRVDKNENVF; from the coding sequence ATGGACGAGCTCGTGGCAGACGTCGTCGTGATCGGAGCCGGCGCGGCCGGCGCGTGCGCGGCCATCGAGGCCGCCGACGCGGGGGCCGAGGTGCTGCTCCTCGACCGGTTTTCGGGTGGTGGTGCGAGCCGGGTGAGCGGTGGCGTCGTCTACGCCGGGGGCGGCACTTCGCAGCAGCTCGACGCCGGGATTTCCGACAGCGTCGACGCGATGTTCGAGTACCTCCGGCTGGAGACCGACGGGGTCGTGTCGTCGCGGACGTTGCGGCGGTTCTGCGAGACGAGCCCGGAGATGATCCGGTGGCTCGAGGGGCTGGGGGTGCCGTTCGAGGGGAGTTTGTGCCCGTACAAGACGTCGTATCCCAGCAACGCGCATTATCTGTACTACTCCGGGAGTGAGGCGTCGGGCGGGTTCCGGGACGCGGCCGCGCCGGCACCGCGCGGGCATCGCGTGAAGGGGCCGGGGACGTCGGGGAAGCTACTGATGGCGCGGTTGCTCGCGGCGGCGCGGGAGCGTGGGGTGCGGGTGGTGCCGCAGACCCGGGCGCGGAGTCTCGTCGTGGACGCTTCTGGTGCGGTCACGGGGGTTGTCGCGGACAGCTTGGCTCCTTCTTGGGCGCGGCGGCGGCATGCGGTGCTGGCTTCGTACGCCGCGAAGCCGGGGATTTATGTGCCACCGTTTCGACGCTCGTTGCACCGGCGCGTGGAGCGGCTGGAAGAGCGGTGTTCGCGTGAGGTGCGGATCGTGGCGCGCCGGGGTGTGGTGCTCGCGGCGGGCGGGTTCATCGCGAATCGTGAGCTGGTGCGGCAGCATGCACCGGCGTATCGCGGCGGGCTCGTGCTGGGAACTTCGGCCGACGACGGTTCGGGTATCGAGCTGGGCTTGTCGGTGGGCGGCCGGGTCGCGGAGATGGGCCGGATCTCGGCGTGGCGGTTCCTCACGCCGCCGGCCGCGTTCCTCGGTGGCCTGCTCGTGGACGTCGACGGGCGGCGGATCATCGACGAATCCCGTTACGGCGCGGCGATCGGCGAGCGGATGATCTCCGCGCACGGCGGACGGGGCTGGCTGCTCGTCGACGAGCCGGTGGTTGCCGAGGCTCGGCGGGACGGGCGCAAGCAGGGGCAGTGGTTCGCGTGGCTGCAGCTGCGGTACCTGCTCGGCCGCGGGCGCGTCACGGGTGCTTCCTTGGAGGAAGTCGCGCGGCGGGCCGGTGTCGACCCGGAGGGTTTGCGGGAGACGCATGCCGCGTATCGGCGAGGTCCGGATCCGCTGGGGAAGCCCGCGGAGTTCGCACGGCCGTTGGACACTCCGCCGTTTTCGCTGATCGACGTGTCGGTGAAGCCGAGCCTCGGCTACCCGTGCCCGATGCTGACGCTGGGCGGGCTCGTGGTCGACGAGGACACGGGCGAGGTGGCCGGCGTTCGCGGTCTGTACGCGGCAGGGCGGACGGCCGTGGGAATCTGTTCCAGGTCCTACGTGAGCGGTCTGTCGCTGGCCGACTGCGTGTTTTCCGGTCGCCGGGCGGGGAAGAGTAGCGCCTTGGAATCCGATCGCGTCGACAAAAACGAGAACGTGTTCTAG
- a CDS encoding ferredoxin--NADP reductase, with amino-acid sequence MADVVTLTVAEVIVETADARSIVFAIPEEHQATFAYAPGQFLTLRIPSDRTGSVARCYSLSSAPHEGRVQVTVKRTGFGSGWVCEELRVGAEIDVLPPAGVFVPSSLDGDFLLFAAGSGITPVMSILKSALRHGTGQVVLVYANRDEASVIFARQLAELVTQHPDRLTVVHWLECLQGLPSSRTLETLAAPYRGHDAYVCGPAPFMAAARTALTELGVPRERVHVEKFHSLTGNPFEHSVEPELEADGGETARLTVDLDGETRTVAWPRQRKLLDHLLAEGLDAPYSCREGQCSACACRLVSGEVKMLNNEVLDAEDLADGIVLACQSLPVTDEVSVSYE; translated from the coding sequence GTGGCTGACGTCGTGACACTGACCGTCGCGGAGGTGATCGTTGAGACCGCCGACGCGCGCTCGATCGTGTTCGCCATCCCGGAAGAGCATCAAGCGACCTTCGCCTACGCGCCGGGCCAGTTCCTCACGCTGCGGATCCCCAGCGACCGCACGGGGTCCGTCGCGCGGTGCTACTCGCTGTCGAGCGCGCCGCACGAAGGCCGGGTGCAGGTCACGGTGAAGCGCACGGGCTTTGGCTCCGGCTGGGTGTGCGAAGAGCTGCGGGTCGGCGCGGAGATCGACGTGCTGCCGCCGGCCGGGGTATTCGTGCCGTCCTCCCTGGACGGCGACTTCCTGCTGTTCGCGGCAGGCAGCGGGATCACGCCGGTGATGTCGATCCTCAAGTCGGCGCTGCGGCACGGCACCGGTCAGGTCGTGCTCGTGTATGCCAACCGCGACGAAGCGTCCGTCATCTTCGCCCGGCAGCTCGCCGAGCTAGTGACACAGCACCCGGACCGGCTCACCGTCGTGCACTGGCTCGAATGCCTGCAGGGCCTGCCGTCCTCGCGCACGCTCGAAACCCTCGCCGCGCCCTACCGCGGCCACGACGCGTACGTGTGCGGGCCGGCGCCGTTCATGGCCGCGGCCAGGACCGCGCTGACCGAGCTCGGCGTGCCGCGTGAGCGCGTCCACGTCGAGAAGTTCCACTCGCTCACCGGGAACCCCTTCGAGCACTCCGTCGAACCCGAGCTCGAAGCAGACGGCGGCGAGACGGCCCGGCTCACCGTCGATCTCGACGGCGAAACCCGCACCGTCGCCTGGCCCCGACAGCGGAAGCTGCTCGACCACCTGCTCGCCGAAGGCCTCGACGCGCCCTACTCGTGCCGCGAAGGCCAGTGCAGCGCTTGCGCGTGCCGACTGGTGTCGGGTGAGGTGAAGATGCTGAACAACGAGGTGCTCGACGCCGAAGACCTCGCCGACGGGATCGTGCTGGCCTGCCAGTCGCTACCCGTCACGGACGAGGTGTCGGTCAGCTACGAATAA
- a CDS encoding DUF5134 domain-containing protein: MSAPVLVAWLLTAVFAVLALPCVLRLVRLDYARLGSGMRNADLAELLLVVAMVAMISPVGGPIPAAGWQAVFVLTAAWFGFAWWRGRGQAHAAHASGCGHHALSAAAMLYMVSAMPHDGMVHGPWLTMSSMDARLAVPLLAVLGAVYFVADAARSGVVAVRTRGAAAPGLTSRTVCRAVMGAGMGYLLLAAV, from the coding sequence ATGAGTGCACCGGTGCTCGTGGCGTGGTTGCTCACCGCGGTCTTCGCGGTGCTCGCGCTGCCGTGCGTGCTGCGGCTCGTGCGGCTCGACTACGCGCGCCTCGGCTCCGGCATGCGCAACGCCGACCTCGCCGAGCTGCTGCTCGTGGTGGCCATGGTGGCGATGATCTCGCCCGTCGGCGGCCCCATTCCCGCCGCGGGCTGGCAGGCGGTGTTCGTGCTCACGGCGGCCTGGTTCGGGTTCGCCTGGTGGCGCGGGCGCGGTCAGGCGCACGCGGCGCACGCTTCGGGCTGCGGCCACCACGCGCTGTCGGCGGCCGCGATGCTGTACATGGTGAGCGCGATGCCCCACGACGGCATGGTCCACGGCCCGTGGCTCACGATGTCCTCAATGGACGCCCGGCTCGCGGTGCCGCTGCTCGCCGTGCTGGGCGCGGTGTACTTCGTGGCCGACGCCGCACGGTCGGGAGTGGTCGCGGTGCGTACGCGCGGCGCGGCCGCACCCGGGCTGACCTCACGCACGGTGTGCCGCGCGGTGATGGGTGCGGGTATGGGGTACCTGCTGCTGGCTGCGGTGTAA
- the hsaD gene encoding 4,5:9,10-diseco-3-hydroxy-5,9,17-trioxoandrosta-1(10),2-diene-4-oate hydrolase: protein MGSVVTVPSGLSLHYHEAGSEHSEAVILLHGGGPGASAWSNFGRTLPEFGKVYRTLAVDQPGFGQSSKPTEHPHYFRHSADAIVGLMDTLGISRAHFVGNSLGAGAAVRLALDHPSRAGRLVLMGAGGLSVNLFAPDPTEGVRLLGRFAASPTRDRMAAFLRIMVHDQSLITDELIDDRFAAASSPESLAAMRSLGQSFASSVEDGLLWRDAYRLRQRVLLVWGREDRVNPLDGALLALKTIPRAQLHVFGGCGHWAQLEKIDEFNRLTLDFLGSP from the coding sequence ATGGGCTCTGTTGTAACCGTCCCGAGTGGACTGTCGCTGCACTACCACGAAGCCGGCTCCGAGCACTCCGAAGCCGTGATCCTCCTCCACGGCGGCGGCCCGGGCGCCTCGGCGTGGTCCAACTTCGGACGCACCCTGCCTGAGTTCGGCAAGGTGTATCGCACGCTGGCCGTCGACCAGCCGGGTTTCGGGCAGTCGTCGAAGCCCACCGAGCACCCCCACTACTTCCGCCACAGCGCCGACGCCATCGTCGGCCTCATGGACACGCTCGGTATCTCGCGCGCCCACTTCGTCGGCAATTCCTTGGGCGCGGGCGCCGCCGTACGCCTGGCCCTGGACCACCCTTCGCGCGCCGGCCGCCTGGTTCTGATGGGCGCGGGCGGCCTGAGCGTGAACCTCTTCGCGCCCGACCCCACGGAGGGCGTGCGCCTGCTGGGCCGCTTCGCCGCTTCCCCCACGCGCGACCGCATGGCCGCGTTCCTGCGCATCATGGTCCACGACCAGTCCCTGATCACAGACGAGCTGATCGACGACCGCTTCGCCGCCGCTTCTTCACCGGAATCCCTGGCCGCCATGCGCTCGTTGGGTCAGTCGTTCGCATCGTCTGTCGAGGACGGCCTCCTCTGGCGCGACGCATACCGCTTACGCCAACGCGTCCTGCTCGTCTGGGGCCGCGAAGACCGCGTAAACCCTCTGGACGGCGCCCTCCTCGCCCTGAAAACCATTCCGCGCGCCCAGCTCCACGTCTTCGGCGGCTGCGGGCACTGGGCCCAGCTCGAAAAGATCGACGAGTTCAACCGCCTCACCCTCGACTTCCTGGGGAGCCCGTGA